A window of the Cystobacter fuscus genome harbors these coding sequences:
- the phoU gene encoding phosphate signaling complex protein PhoU, protein MPSVHTDKAFEADLRELREKLLAMGAKVEALIADSMRALMERDTPLAEEVTSGDKEVNRLEVEIDEACRRILALRQPAASDLRLITTALKIVTDLERIGDLAVNIAERAKDLNQVPPLKPYVDIPRLSDLALHQVKKALDAFVSADPVKAEEVLKADDHLDALYLKIFNELLGFMMEDSKNIRRATALMFIAKHLERIGDHATNVAEMVVYMVRGTDIRHPRSRNLPSGP, encoded by the coding sequence ATGCCGTCAGTGCATACCGACAAGGCGTTCGAGGCGGACCTGCGCGAGCTGCGCGAGAAGCTCCTGGCCATGGGCGCCAAGGTGGAAGCGCTCATCGCCGACAGCATGCGCGCGCTCATGGAGCGGGACACCCCCCTGGCCGAGGAGGTGACTTCCGGCGACAAGGAGGTCAACCGCCTGGAGGTGGAGATCGACGAGGCGTGCCGCCGCATCCTCGCCCTGCGCCAGCCGGCCGCGAGCGATCTGCGCCTCATCACCACCGCGCTGAAGATCGTCACCGACCTGGAGCGCATTGGCGATCTGGCGGTGAACATCGCCGAGCGCGCCAAGGACCTCAACCAGGTGCCCCCGCTCAAGCCCTACGTGGACATCCCCCGGCTGTCGGACCTGGCCCTCCATCAGGTGAAGAAGGCGCTGGATGCCTTCGTGTCCGCGGACCCCGTCAAGGCCGAGGAGGTGCTCAAGGCGGATGATCACCTCGATGCCCTCTATCTGAAGATCTTCAACGAGCTGCTCGGCTTCATGATGGAGGACTCGAAGAACATCCGCCGCGCCACGGCCCTGATGTTCATCGCGAAACACCTCGAGCGGATCGGCGACCATGCCACCAATGTGGCCGAAATGGTGGTCTACATGGTGCGCGGCACCGATATCCGGCATCCGCGCAGCCGAAACCTGCCCTCGGGTCCCTGA
- the pstC gene encoding phosphate ABC transporter permease subunit PstC, with amino-acid sequence MQGQGLVGMVAVAPKLSSSARRRQLREKVIAGVITAMAFTGIAALVLILVFVAKEALALFLDAEARHEASLSKMFLPQVTRAGRPATFMWQPVSSVPKVSMIPLFIGTLKTTLVSMVVAVPVGVAGALFAAEFAPRRLREVLKPTIELLAGIPSVVLGFFVLMVLASFMQDTFHVSSRLNALVAGLGLSLAIVPVIFTVTEDALTAVPRSYREASLALGATPWETAWKVVLPAAAPGILAACVLGFGRAIGETMIVLMASGNAAIVSASLTDSARTLSATIAAEMGEVVVGSPHYSLLFFLGVELFLFTFILNMVANTWTRRVLKRLSGAGA; translated from the coding sequence ATGCAGGGTCAGGGACTCGTGGGAATGGTGGCCGTGGCGCCAAAGCTGTCCTCCTCGGCCCGGCGCAGACAACTGCGCGAGAAGGTCATCGCCGGCGTCATCACGGCCATGGCCTTCACGGGCATCGCCGCGCTGGTGCTCATCCTCGTCTTCGTGGCCAAGGAGGCGCTCGCGCTCTTCCTGGACGCCGAGGCCCGACACGAGGCGAGCCTCTCCAAGATGTTCCTGCCGCAGGTGACGCGCGCGGGCCGGCCCGCCACCTTCATGTGGCAGCCGGTGTCGTCGGTGCCCAAGGTGAGCATGATTCCGCTCTTCATCGGCACGCTCAAGACGACGCTCGTGTCCATGGTGGTGGCGGTGCCCGTGGGCGTGGCGGGCGCGCTGTTCGCGGCCGAGTTCGCGCCGCGCAGGCTGCGCGAGGTGCTCAAGCCCACCATCGAGCTGCTCGCGGGCATTCCCTCGGTGGTGCTCGGCTTCTTCGTGCTGATGGTGCTCGCCAGCTTCATGCAGGACACCTTCCACGTGAGCTCGCGGCTCAACGCGCTGGTGGCCGGCCTGGGCCTGTCGCTCGCCATCGTCCCCGTCATCTTCACCGTCACCGAGGACGCGCTCACGGCGGTACCGCGCAGCTACCGCGAGGCCTCCCTGGCGCTCGGTGCCACACCCTGGGAGACCGCGTGGAAGGTGGTGCTGCCCGCCGCCGCCCCGGGCATCCTCGCCGCGTGCGTGCTGGGCTTCGGCCGCGCCATCGGCGAGACGATGATCGTCCTGATGGCCTCGGGCAACGCGGCCATCGTCTCGGCGTCGCTCACGGACTCGGCGCGCACGCTCTCGGCCACCATCGCCGCGGAGATGGGCGAGGTGGTGGTGGGCAGTCCTCACTACTCGCTCCTGTTCTTCCTCGGGGTGGAGCTCTTCCTCTTCACCTTCATCCTCAACATGGTGGCCAACACCTGGACCCGGCGGGTCCTCAAGCGCTTGTCCGGAGCCGGAGCATGA
- a CDS encoding ceramide glucosyltransferase gives MFSTHAIGLALLVAAALGSFVLCVQLFCVWLHHRRLSHVTPESNPSRPLKSISILKPLCGVDDDLEANLECFATLDYPAYELLLGVKDTRDAAYPVAQAAVARWPHRVRLVVQQGEPGLNPKVNQLITLAAAARNELLLISDSNTRVEPDYLEEISHTFEDPRVGCMSHPISGVGDQTLGSLMDNLYQCTSAGAGQISAKLVAGQDLVVGKSMVLRRSVVDALDGFRDVANVLAEDFVIGQWVTRRMALRSVVARAPVYNVSQKKSVKTFFKRYVRWSIIHHTCIPTPLYLAQSILNPTPWALLGVMLSPSAQTLEAAGAVVGVKLMHDVAVFQMMRPGQRTRWVTVPAVLLKDMLLFAAWVNGLFARSVDWRGHSLRVMAGSRLVPPPSALPTPIPLPTPLAAAESENRGELLVG, from the coding sequence GTGTTCTCGACTCACGCCATCGGTCTCGCCCTCCTCGTCGCAGCGGCCCTCGGAAGCTTCGTCCTGTGCGTACAGCTCTTCTGTGTGTGGCTCCATCATCGACGCCTGAGCCACGTGACCCCCGAGTCCAACCCGTCGCGTCCCCTCAAGAGCATCTCCATCCTCAAGCCCCTGTGTGGAGTGGATGACGACCTGGAGGCCAACCTGGAGTGCTTCGCCACGCTGGACTACCCGGCGTACGAGCTGCTCCTCGGGGTGAAGGACACCCGGGATGCCGCCTATCCCGTGGCCCAGGCGGCGGTGGCACGCTGGCCGCACCGGGTGCGACTGGTGGTGCAGCAGGGCGAGCCCGGCCTCAACCCCAAGGTGAACCAGCTCATCACCCTGGCGGCGGCGGCCCGCAACGAGCTGCTGCTCATCAGCGACTCCAACACCCGGGTGGAGCCGGACTACCTGGAAGAGATCTCCCACACCTTCGAGGATCCCCGCGTGGGCTGCATGTCGCACCCCATCAGTGGGGTGGGCGACCAGACGCTGGGCTCGCTCATGGACAACCTGTACCAGTGCACCTCCGCGGGCGCGGGGCAGATCTCCGCCAAGCTGGTCGCGGGCCAGGACCTCGTGGTGGGCAAGTCCATGGTGCTGCGCCGCTCGGTGGTGGACGCGCTGGATGGCTTCCGCGACGTGGCCAACGTGCTGGCCGAGGACTTCGTCATCGGCCAGTGGGTGACGCGCCGCATGGCCCTGCGCTCGGTGGTGGCGCGCGCCCCCGTCTACAACGTGTCCCAGAAGAAGAGCGTGAAGACCTTCTTCAAGCGCTATGTGCGCTGGAGCATCATCCACCACACCTGCATCCCCACGCCGCTGTACCTGGCGCAGTCCATCCTCAACCCCACGCCCTGGGCCCTGCTGGGCGTGATGCTGTCGCCCTCGGCACAGACGCTCGAGGCGGCCGGCGCGGTGGTGGGGGTGAAGCTGATGCACGACGTGGCCGTCTTCCAGATGATGCGGCCCGGACAGCGCACCCGGTGGGTGACGGTGCCCGCGGTGCTGCTCAAGGACATGTTGCTCTTCGCCGCCTGGGTCAATGGGCTGTTCGCCCGCTCGGTGGACTGGCGAGGCCACTCCCTGCGCGTCATGGCCGGCTCGCGCCTGGTGCCGCCGCCCTCCGCCCTGCCCACCCCCATCCCCCTGCCGACGCCCCTGGCCGCGGCCGAGTCCGAGAACCGGGGCGAGTTGCTCGTGGGCTGA
- a CDS encoding metallophosphoesterase family protein, translated as MRVAILADIHGNLPACEAVLEDIARVAPDYIVAAGDLALRGAHPRETVELLFDRCHALIMGNTDCYLAGHYLGGAYRERDHWKTELLQWTRDQLGEAWLKRLGAMPFSTRYSPRRGQDLFVCHANPRNLEDSLDPTLDENTVRRYFQHLDAAACAFGHLHFPYRRRVGRLLIADVASAGIPRDGDLRPAYGVFTFTPRGWRVQIRRVRYPVRKATQALTARRVPGGPLLIHKLVEARYRHHKALMEAARRHSGLPPPGPVLRPPPGANLPPRPLPLDMPAVEPALPHHLEGEDGPNMPIDEEPLPLSTVQDLDG; from the coding sequence ATGCGGGTCGCCATCCTCGCCGACATTCACGGGAACCTCCCCGCCTGCGAGGCCGTCCTCGAGGACATCGCGCGCGTCGCCCCCGACTACATCGTCGCCGCCGGAGATCTGGCCCTGCGCGGTGCCCATCCGCGCGAGACGGTGGAGCTGCTCTTCGACCGCTGCCATGCCCTCATCATGGGCAACACCGACTGCTACCTCGCGGGCCACTACCTGGGCGGCGCCTACCGCGAGCGCGACCACTGGAAGACGGAGCTGTTGCAGTGGACGCGGGATCAGCTCGGTGAGGCGTGGCTCAAGCGCCTGGGCGCCATGCCCTTCTCCACGCGCTACTCGCCGCGCCGCGGGCAGGATCTCTTCGTCTGCCACGCCAACCCGCGCAACCTCGAGGACTCGCTGGACCCGACGCTCGACGAGAACACCGTGCGCCGCTACTTCCAGCACCTGGACGCGGCCGCGTGCGCCTTCGGCCACCTGCACTTCCCCTACCGCCGCCGCGTGGGCCGGCTGCTCATCGCCGACGTGGCCAGCGCCGGCATCCCCCGCGATGGAGATCTGCGCCCGGCCTACGGCGTCTTCACCTTCACGCCCCGGGGCTGGCGCGTGCAGATCCGCCGCGTGCGCTACCCGGTGCGCAAGGCCACCCAGGCCCTCACCGCGCGCCGCGTGCCCGGCGGTCCGCTGCTCATCCACAAGCTCGTCGAGGCGCGCTACCGCCACCACAAGGCGCTGATGGAGGCCGCGCGCCGCCACTCGGGGCTGCCCCCACCCGGGCCGGTGCTGCGCCCGCCCCCGGGCGCCAACCTCCCGCCCCGGCCCCTGCCCCTGGACATGCCCGCCGTGGAACCCGCCCTGCCCCATCACCTCGAGGGCGAGGACGGTCCCAACATGCCCATCGACGAGGAGCCCCTGCCGCTGTCCACCGTGCAGGATCTGGACGGCTGA
- a CDS encoding winged helix-turn-helix domain-containing protein: MARILIIEDEQDLAGLVEYNLRAAGFEAEAVGSGASGLARARAQLPDLLLLDLMLPDLAGSEVLRLFKSDAELRKVPVIIVSAKGQETDRIQGLELGADDYVVKPFSVRELLLRVKAVLRRADTEEGPEAQLTVGDIQLDTSRHQVRARGQEVALTALEFRLLRTLMERIDRVQTREVLLSDVWGIQAEIHTRTVDTHIKRLREKLGPAGDIIETVRGVGYKLTPA; encoded by the coding sequence ATGGCGCGCATCCTGATCATCGAGGACGAGCAGGATCTGGCCGGACTGGTGGAGTACAACCTCCGAGCCGCGGGATTCGAGGCGGAGGCGGTGGGCTCGGGCGCGAGTGGTCTGGCCCGGGCACGCGCCCAACTGCCGGATCTGCTGCTGTTGGATTTGATGTTGCCGGACCTGGCGGGCAGCGAGGTGTTGCGCCTGTTCAAGAGCGACGCCGAGCTGCGCAAGGTGCCCGTCATCATCGTGAGTGCCAAGGGCCAGGAGACCGATCGCATCCAGGGCCTGGAGCTGGGCGCGGACGACTACGTGGTGAAGCCCTTCTCCGTGCGCGAGCTGCTGCTGCGGGTCAAGGCGGTGCTGCGGCGCGCGGACACGGAGGAAGGACCGGAGGCCCAGCTGACCGTGGGTGACATCCAGCTGGACACCTCGCGTCACCAGGTGCGAGCCCGGGGCCAGGAAGTGGCCCTCACCGCGCTGGAGTTCCGCCTGCTGCGCACCCTCATGGAGCGCATCGATCGCGTGCAGACGCGCGAGGTGTTGCTCTCCGACGTCTGGGGCATCCAGGCGGAGATCCACACCCGCACGGTGGACACCCACATCAAGCGCTTGCGCGAGAAGCTCGGCCCCGCGGGCGACATCATCGAGACGGTGCGCGGCGTGGGCTACAAGCTCACCCCCGCCTGA
- a CDS encoding phosphate ABC transporter substrate-binding protein, with protein MKTFIASLASLLLLVLPGAARAGTITVKGSDTLVILGQRWAEEFMKKNPNTKLQVTGGGSGVGLSALINGTTDIAMSSRPIKDTENKQLSARTKVNATEIAVAKDGVTFYVNEANKLDALTAEQLRDIYLGDITNWKDVGGPDAPIVVYSRENSSGTYVFVKDHVLKGEDYTPSAQTLPGTAAVVNAVAKEKNGIGYGGAAYAKGIKELKVLQGKEAIAPSEANIKSGKYPLSRDLYFYLRAKPEGEAKAFLDYILSPEGQALATKVGYFPVK; from the coding sequence ATGAAGACGTTCATCGCCTCGCTCGCCTCCCTCCTGCTGCTCGTGCTCCCGGGCGCCGCCCGCGCCGGCACGATCACCGTGAAGGGCTCGGACACCCTGGTCATCCTCGGCCAGCGCTGGGCCGAGGAGTTCATGAAGAAGAACCCCAACACCAAGCTGCAGGTGACGGGAGGCGGCTCGGGCGTGGGTCTGTCCGCTCTCATCAACGGCACCACGGACATCGCCATGTCCAGCCGCCCCATCAAGGACACGGAGAACAAGCAGCTGAGCGCGCGCACCAAGGTCAACGCCACCGAGATCGCCGTGGCCAAGGACGGCGTGACGTTCTACGTCAACGAGGCCAACAAGCTCGACGCGCTCACCGCCGAGCAGCTGCGCGACATCTACCTGGGCGACATCACCAACTGGAAGGACGTGGGCGGCCCGGACGCCCCCATCGTCGTCTACTCGCGCGAGAACTCCTCGGGCACCTACGTGTTCGTCAAGGATCACGTCCTCAAGGGCGAGGACTACACCCCGAGCGCCCAGACGCTGCCGGGCACCGCCGCGGTGGTGAACGCCGTGGCCAAGGAGAAGAACGGCATCGGCTACGGCGGCGCCGCCTACGCCAAGGGCATCAAGGAGCTCAAGGTGCTTCAGGGCAAGGAGGCCATCGCCCCGAGCGAGGCCAACATCAAGAGCGGCAAGTACCCGCTCTCGCGCGACCTCTACTTCTACCTGCGCGCCAAACCCGAGGGCGAGGCCAAGGCCTTCCTCGACTACATCCTGTCGCCCGAAGGACAGGCGCTCGCCACGAAGGTCGGCTACTTCCCGGTGAAGTAG
- a CDS encoding response regulator: MPHVLIVDDERDLAELIDFNLRSAGFSTRVATTGEAALQASREQPSDVVLLDVMLPDMSGVEVCRQLRSTAATRDVLIVMLTARGEEADRVRGFEVGADDYVTKPFSVRELVLRLKAILRRGNSGREDASAALKLGPLTLDTHAHRFYVDDKEVPLTALEFRLLEHLLSRVGRVQSREHLLEEVWGLSSHLETRTIDTHVMRLRDKLGSARAYLETVRGVGYRIVAPDAA; encoded by the coding sequence ATGCCCCACGTCCTCATCGTCGATGACGAGCGAGACCTCGCCGAGCTCATCGATTTCAATCTGCGCTCCGCGGGCTTCTCCACCCGCGTGGCCACCACCGGGGAGGCCGCGCTCCAGGCCTCCCGTGAGCAGCCCTCGGATGTCGTCCTGCTGGACGTGATGTTGCCAGACATGTCCGGCGTGGAGGTCTGCCGGCAGCTGCGCTCCACCGCGGCCACGCGCGACGTGCTCATCGTCATGCTCACCGCACGCGGCGAGGAAGCCGATCGCGTGCGCGGCTTCGAGGTGGGCGCCGACGACTACGTCACCAAGCCCTTCAGCGTGCGCGAGCTGGTGCTGCGGCTCAAGGCGATCCTCCGCCGGGGCAACTCGGGCCGGGAGGATGCTTCCGCCGCGCTCAAGCTCGGCCCCCTCACGCTCGACACCCACGCCCACCGCTTCTACGTGGACGACAAGGAGGTGCCGCTCACCGCGCTGGAGTTCCGGCTGCTCGAGCACCTGCTCAGCCGCGTGGGACGGGTGCAGTCGCGCGAGCACCTGCTCGAGGAAGTCTGGGGCCTGTCCAGCCACCTGGAGACGCGCACCATCGACACCCACGTCATGCGCCTGCGCGACAAGCTCGGCTCCGCGCGCGCCTACCTCGAGACGGTGCGCGGCGTGGGCTACCGCATCGTCGCCCCGGACGCGGCCTGA
- a CDS encoding sensor histidine kinase, protein MPPRLFFFPLLVPALAALVLFLLLGWKMDAVYVALTALVSSVLTLVAVRELLQRRLARLARQILQRPEGTPSPLPTEDERERFDEVTLFQRSLESLHQRMSARNAGLHQEARTLTAVLDGMAEGIWVTDAEGTVVRHNDALCAMLRTGEIVGKRPLALLRHDSLNEAVLRACREGASTRLELTLEGVLPLTLAIRVTPLGGDLPGSAAVFHDVTELRHLEKVRKDFVANVSHELRTPITAIRGYAETLQGGALGDPQVAARMVDIIHRQSERLSELVEDLLELSRLESREVKLRVQDVSLALVSSRAAEVVRHKAQGKRIALELNVPPDLVARGDERGLEQVLLNLLDNAVKYTPEGGRVTVSGGREDGRCVVHVHDSGVGIESRHLARIFERFYRVDKGRSRDMGGTGLGLSIVKHLLSAMGGEIRVESQPNEGSTFTIFLPATVPSEAAAG, encoded by the coding sequence ATGCCCCCGCGCCTCTTCTTCTTTCCCCTGCTGGTGCCCGCGCTCGCGGCGCTCGTGCTCTTCCTGCTGCTGGGCTGGAAGATGGACGCCGTCTACGTGGCGCTCACCGCCCTGGTGAGCTCCGTGCTCACCCTGGTGGCCGTGCGCGAGCTGCTCCAGCGCCGCCTCGCCCGGCTCGCCCGGCAGATACTCCAGCGTCCCGAGGGCACCCCGTCCCCCCTCCCCACCGAGGACGAGCGGGAGCGGTTCGACGAGGTGACGCTCTTCCAGCGGTCCCTGGAGTCGCTCCACCAGCGCATGTCCGCGCGCAACGCCGGCCTGCACCAGGAGGCGCGCACCCTCACCGCCGTGCTGGACGGCATGGCCGAGGGCATCTGGGTGACGGACGCCGAGGGCACCGTGGTGCGCCACAACGACGCGCTGTGCGCCATGCTGCGCACCGGGGAGATCGTCGGCAAGCGCCCGCTCGCGCTGCTGCGGCATGACTCGCTCAACGAGGCCGTGCTGCGCGCGTGCCGCGAGGGCGCCTCCACCCGGCTCGAGCTGACCCTGGAGGGCGTGCTCCCCCTCACGCTGGCCATCCGCGTCACTCCCCTGGGGGGCGACCTGCCGGGCAGCGCCGCGGTCTTCCACGACGTCACCGAGCTGCGCCACCTGGAGAAGGTGCGCAAGGACTTCGTCGCCAACGTCTCGCACGAGCTGCGCACCCCCATCACCGCCATCCGCGGCTATGCCGAGACGCTCCAGGGTGGCGCCCTGGGAGACCCCCAGGTCGCGGCCCGGATGGTGGACATCATCCACCGCCAGTCCGAGCGCCTGTCGGAGCTGGTCGAGGATCTTCTCGAACTGTCCCGGTTGGAATCACGCGAGGTGAAGCTGCGGGTCCAGGACGTCTCCCTGGCGCTCGTGTCCAGCCGGGCCGCGGAGGTCGTCCGGCACAAGGCCCAGGGCAAGCGCATCGCGCTCGAGCTGAACGTGCCCCCGGACCTCGTCGCCCGAGGAGACGAGCGAGGGCTCGAGCAGGTGCTGCTCAACCTGCTGGACAACGCGGTGAAGTACACGCCCGAGGGAGGGAGGGTGACGGTGAGCGGCGGCCGGGAAGACGGGCGGTGCGTGGTGCACGTGCACGACAGCGGGGTGGGCATCGAGTCGCGGCACCTGGCGCGCATCTTCGAGCGCTTCTACCGGGTGGACAAGGGCCGCAGCCGGGACATGGGGGGCACGGGCCTGGGCCTGTCCATCGTCAAGCACCTGTTGAGCGCCATGGGCGGAGAGATCAGGGTGGAGAGCCAACCGAACGAGGGCTCCACCTTCACGATTTTCCTTCCGGCGACGGTGCCCTCGGAGGCGGCGGCGGGTTAG
- the pstB gene encoding phosphate ABC transporter ATP-binding protein PstB: protein MESRALTLRYGAKVAVRSVSLPLPEHQVTALIGPSGCGKSTFLRSLNRMNDLIPGASHEGTVLLEGTSIHDKNVDVVDLRRRVGMVFQKSNPFPKSIFENVAYGLRVGGMKDKAELDARVEKSLQGAALWDEVKDRLGDSALGLSGGQQQRLCIARALAVEPEVLLMDEPASALDPIATAKIEELIYELKARYTIAIVTHNMQQAARVSERTAFFYMGELVECGPTEQIFTNPREKRTEDYVTGKFG, encoded by the coding sequence ATGGAGTCGCGCGCCCTCACGCTGCGCTACGGCGCCAAGGTGGCCGTCCGCTCCGTGAGCCTCCCCCTGCCCGAGCACCAGGTCACGGCGCTCATCGGCCCCTCGGGCTGCGGCAAGTCCACCTTCCTGCGCTCGCTCAACCGGATGAACGATCTCATCCCCGGCGCCAGCCACGAGGGCACCGTGCTGCTCGAGGGCACGAGCATCCATGACAAGAACGTGGACGTGGTGGACCTGCGCCGTCGCGTGGGCATGGTCTTCCAGAAGTCCAACCCCTTCCCCAAGAGCATCTTCGAGAACGTGGCCTACGGCCTGCGCGTGGGCGGGATGAAGGACAAGGCGGAGCTGGACGCGCGCGTGGAGAAGTCCCTGCAGGGCGCGGCGCTCTGGGACGAGGTGAAGGACCGGCTCGGCGACAGCGCCCTGGGCCTGTCCGGCGGCCAACAGCAGCGCCTGTGCATCGCGCGCGCCCTCGCCGTGGAGCCCGAGGTGCTCCTCATGGACGAGCCGGCCAGCGCCCTGGATCCCATCGCCACGGCGAAGATCGAGGAGCTCATCTACGAGCTCAAGGCGCGCTACACCATCGCCATCGTCACCCACAACATGCAGCAGGCGGCGCGCGTGAGCGAGCGCACGGCCTTCTTCTACATGGGCGAGCTGGTGGAGTGTGGACCCACCGAGCAGATCTTCACCAACCCGCGCGAGAAGCGCACCGAAGACTACGTCACCGGGAAGTTCGGCTGA
- the pstA gene encoding phosphate ABC transporter permease PstA: MKHTWRRAVGGALTSLTGLAALLIVALLAVILLDVVRGGAGHITWRFLSEPPSDGMMGGGIFPALYGTAALTLLMTLAVMPVGVLTAVYLHEYAPPGSLLARAVRVAVVNLAGVPSIVFGLFGVGFFIHFVGGNLDRLLGYQELHWGQPGILWASLTLAVLTLPVVIVSTEEALKAVPMDHRTASLALGATQSQTLVRVVLPGALPGILTGAVLAISRGAGEVAPILFTGAAYFLPDLPRAMNSQFMHLGYHSYVLATQSPDVEATRPLLYATVLVLLALTFALNLVAVLIRARTRRRAAAAH; this comes from the coding sequence ATGAAACACACCTGGCGCAGGGCCGTGGGCGGAGCGCTCACGTCCCTCACCGGCCTGGCCGCGCTGCTCATCGTCGCGCTGCTGGCCGTCATCCTCCTGGACGTGGTGCGCGGCGGCGCGGGCCACATCACCTGGCGCTTCCTCTCCGAGCCCCCCTCCGACGGCATGATGGGCGGCGGCATCTTCCCGGCCCTCTATGGCACGGCGGCGCTCACCCTGCTCATGACGCTCGCGGTGATGCCGGTGGGCGTGCTCACGGCGGTGTACCTGCACGAGTACGCGCCCCCGGGCTCGCTGCTGGCGCGCGCGGTGCGGGTGGCCGTGGTGAACTTGGCGGGCGTGCCCTCCATCGTCTTCGGCCTGTTCGGCGTGGGCTTCTTCATCCACTTCGTGGGCGGCAACCTGGACCGGCTGCTCGGCTACCAGGAGCTGCACTGGGGCCAGCCGGGCATCCTCTGGGCCTCGCTCACGCTGGCGGTGCTCACCCTGCCCGTGGTCATCGTCTCCACCGAGGAGGCGCTCAAGGCGGTACCCATGGATCACCGCACGGCGAGCCTCGCCCTGGGCGCCACCCAGAGCCAGACGCTCGTGCGCGTGGTGCTGCCCGGCGCGCTGCCCGGCATCCTCACCGGCGCCGTGCTGGCCATCTCCCGCGGCGCGGGCGAGGTGGCCCCCATCCTCTTCACCGGCGCGGCCTACTTCCTGCCCGACCTGCCCCGCGCGATGAACTCCCAGTTCATGCACCTGGGCTATCACTCCTACGTGCTGGCCACCCAGTCTCCGGACGTGGAGGCCACCCGGCCACTGCTCTACGCCACGGTGCTGGTGCTGCTCGCGCTCACCTTCGCCCTCAACCTCGTCGCGGTGCTCATCCGCGCCCGCACCCGCCGGCGCGCCGCCGCGGCCCACTGA
- a CDS encoding metallophosphoesterase family protein has protein sequence MHLRTLAHLSDLHLDLTPESDTTARALVESLLAESVDHVVVTGDLTHQGSQREYKRFREIFAPLLDAGRLSFIPGNHDRTGEDAGSRWMNGRKVKVEHAEGLYLVCVDSTGPHNRNYFACHGVLTPGVLDAVDEALCAAPRDVLTAVLLHHHVLPLPEESFPERLATRMGWPNASELALGAELVQRVQGRCDLILHGHRHVPREFDLGTPRGRGLRIYNSGSSTEMGRFRVFSHAAGRLTGAPVWYRAALPSSRKRSSAPNVGPALQYLASQLTMALL, from the coding sequence ATGCACCTGCGAACCCTGGCGCATCTGTCGGATCTGCACCTGGATCTCACCCCCGAGAGTGACACCACGGCCCGCGCGCTCGTGGAGAGCCTGCTCGCCGAGAGCGTGGACCACGTGGTGGTCACCGGGGACCTGACCCACCAGGGTAGCCAGCGCGAGTACAAGCGCTTCCGGGAAATCTTCGCCCCGCTGCTCGACGCCGGGCGGCTCTCCTTCATCCCCGGCAACCATGATCGCACGGGCGAGGACGCGGGGAGCCGGTGGATGAACGGGCGCAAGGTAAAGGTCGAGCACGCCGAGGGCCTGTACCTGGTGTGCGTGGACTCCACGGGCCCGCACAACCGCAACTACTTCGCCTGCCACGGCGTGTTGACGCCCGGGGTGCTGGACGCCGTGGACGAGGCCCTGTGCGCCGCGCCGCGCGACGTGCTCACCGCGGTGCTGCTGCACCACCACGTGCTGCCCCTGCCGGAGGAGAGCTTCCCGGAGCGGCTGGCCACGCGCATGGGCTGGCCCAACGCCTCGGAGCTCGCGCTGGGCGCCGAGCTGGTGCAGCGGGTGCAAGGCCGGTGCGATCTCATCCTCCACGGACACCGGCACGTGCCCCGCGAGTTCGACCTGGGGACGCCCCGGGGACGCGGCCTGCGCATCTACAACTCGGGCAGCTCCACGGAGATGGGGCGCTTCCGCGTCTTCTCGCACGCCGCGGGTCGGCTGACGGGGGCTCCGGTCTGGTACCGCGCCGCCCTGCCCTCCTCGCGCAAGCGCTCGTCGGCCCCCAACGTGGGACCGGCGTTGCAGTACCTGGCCTCGCAGTTGACGATGGCGCTCCTCTAG
- a CDS encoding GNAT family N-acetyltransferase, which produces MTPSTPIRTCLVTRREELEEILQLQVANLRDHVSPSQAAREGFVTVAHTLDVLERMHALAPSVIAKDGERLAGYALVMPVETRTFVPILEPMFQLLEKLSWRGRPLREYPHYVMGQVCVAEEYRGQGVFDALYRQHRASYGARFDCTVTEVATRNTRSMRAHTRVGFERIETYRDATDEWAVIVLGLREGARE; this is translated from the coding sequence ATGACTCCGTCAACGCCGATTCGGACCTGCCTCGTCACGCGCCGGGAGGAACTGGAGGAGATCCTCCAGCTCCAGGTGGCCAATCTGCGCGACCACGTCTCCCCCTCTCAGGCCGCGCGAGAGGGCTTCGTCACCGTGGCCCATACGCTGGACGTGCTGGAGCGAATGCACGCGCTCGCACCGAGCGTCATCGCGAAGGACGGGGAGAGGCTCGCGGGCTATGCCCTGGTGATGCCGGTGGAGACGCGCACCTTCGTCCCCATCCTGGAACCCATGTTCCAGCTCCTGGAGAAGCTGAGCTGGCGCGGACGTCCGTTGCGCGAGTACCCGCATTACGTCATGGGCCAGGTGTGCGTGGCCGAGGAGTACCGGGGCCAGGGCGTGTTCGACGCGCTCTACCGCCAGCACCGCGCGAGCTACGGGGCGCGCTTCGACTGCACGGTGACGGAGGTGGCCACGCGCAACACGCGCTCGATGAGGGCTCACACCCGCGTCGGCTTCGAGCGCATCGAGACGTACCGGGACGCCACGGACGAGTGGGCCGTCATCGTGCTGGGCCTGCGCGAGGGCGCACGGGAGTAG